A window from Telopea speciosissima isolate NSW1024214 ecotype Mountain lineage chromosome 8, Tspe_v1, whole genome shotgun sequence encodes these proteins:
- the LOC122671394 gene encoding uncharacterized protein LOC122671394 isoform X2 produces the protein MGTCVSKQEGCARIAKKPFKRRRRTKARRVSSRMSNTSFDKVSKSAPPDRAFSNPTFQAGSTEEAWFDSVAIFESDCDDDFQSVADDALSLNGSESASVSRISSLRDTAHDCNGNHPSILSTDRKHKPGEPLNGNSACHSVSEVAKNASTRVMHSDDADSQAKPHGPLSGGKSSISLDEVSSLSVDESSGREGGIMDNCGILPNTCLPCLASTVPSIEKRRSLSPGPPSARKKSASKLSFKLKEGHPNPEILSSKMLLQRPIAGSQVPFCPVEKQMFDCWSYVDPGTFKVRGENYLRDKKKEFAPNYAAYSPLGVDVFLSPRKIDHIARFVELPPINYSSGKLPPILVVNIQIPLYPTTIFQSETDGEGMSFVLYFRLSNSYAKELPPHFQENIRRIIDDEVEKVKGFPVDTIVPFRERLKILGRVVNVDDLHLSAAERKLMHAYNEKPVLSRPQHEFYLGENYFEIDLDMHRFSYISRKGFEAFQDRLKLCVLDFGLTIQGNKAEDLPEQILCCVRLNGIDYPNYHQLGLGQEPLSPQ, from the exons ATGGGAACTTGTGTTTCTAAACAGGAAGGATGTGCGAGAATAGCAAAGAAGCCTTTCAAGCGAAGAAGAAGGACGAAGGCGAGGCGAGTCTCGTCTCGGATGTCCAACACTTCTTTTGATAAAGTCTCTAAATCCGCTCCTCCCGATCGTGCTTTCAGTAATCCTACTTTTCAAG CCGGAAGCACTGAGGAGGCGTGGTTTGACTCTGTTGCAATATTTGAGTCCGACTGTGATGACGATTTCCAAAGTGTTGCTGATG ATGCTTTGTCATTAAATGGCTCTGAGAGTGCATCTGTCTCAAGAATTTCATCTCTGAGAGATACTGCTCATGACTGTAATGgcaatcatccaagcattctgtcaacTGATCGGAAACATAAGCCAGGGGAACCGTTAAATGGAAATTCAGCATGCCATTCTGTGAGTGAAGTTGCTAAAAATGCAAGTACTCGGGTCATGCATTCTGATGATGCTGACTCCCAAGCCAAACCTCATGGCCCTTTAAGTGGAGGAAAgtcttctatctcccttgacGAAGTCTCTAGCCTCTCTGTGGATGAAAGTTCTGGCAGAGAGGGAGGAATAATGGACAATTGTGGAATTCTTCCAAACACCTGCTTGCCTTGTCTCGCTTCCACTGTCCCCTCTATTGAAAAGAGAAGGTCCTTGAGCCCTGGTCCCCCAAGTGCAAGGAAAAAGTCTGCTTCAAAACTTTCCTTCAAATTGAAGGAAGGACATCCCAATCCTGAAATAT TATCCTCAAAGATGCTTCTGCAAAGACCTATAGCAGGTTCCCAAGTTCCATTCTGCCCAGTAGAGAAGCAAATGTTTGATTGTTGGTCATATGTTGACCCTGGTACCTTCAAAGTCCGGGGAGAGAATTATTTAAG GGACAAAAAGAAGGAATTCGCTCCAAATTATGCGGCTTATTCTCCGTTGGGTGTTGATGTATTCTTGTCACCGAGGAAAATTGATCATATCGCTCGGTTTGTGGAGCTCCCTCCTATAAATTATTCATCTGGCAAATTACCACCAATTCTTGTTGTAAATATTCAG ATTCCATTATATCCTACCACAATTTTTCAAAGTGAGACAGATGGCGAAGGGATGAGTTTTGTATTGTACTTTCGGCTTTCTAATAGTTATGCTAAAGAACTTCCTCCTCACTTCCAAGAAAATATCAGA AGGATAATTGATGATGAAGTAGAAAAAGTCAAAGGTTTCCCTGTAGATACCATAGTTCCCTTCCGGGAAAGGTTAAAGATCTTGGGTCGTGTAGTAAATGTGGATGATCTTCATTTAAGTGCAGCTGAGAGGAAGCTTATGCATGCTTACAATGAAAAACCTGTTCTTTCACGTCCTCAGCATGAATTTTACTTG GGTGAAAACTACTTCGAGATTGATTTGGATATGCACAGATTCAGTTATATCTCTAGGAAAGGTTTTGAAGCATTCCAAGACAGACTGAAGCTCTGCGTATTGGATTTTGGCCTGACAATTCAG GGCAACAAGGCTGAAGACTTGCCAGAGCAGATCTTGTGTTGTGTTAGGTTGAATGGGATTGACTACCCAAATTATCATCAATTGGGGTTGGGTCAAGAACCCCTTTCGCCACAATAA
- the LOC122671394 gene encoding uncharacterized protein LOC122671394 isoform X1 codes for MGTCVSKQEGCARIPKKPFKRRRRTKARRVSSRMSNSSFDKVSKSAAPPDRAFSNPTFQSGSTEEAWFDSVAIFESDCDDDFQSVADDALSLNGSESASVSRISSLRDTAHDCNGNHPSILSTDRKHKPGEPLNGNSACHSVSEVAKNASTRVMHSDDADSQAKPHGPLSGGKSSISLDEVSSLSVDESSGREGGIMDNCGILPNTCLPCLASTVPSIEKRRSLSPGPPSARKKSASKLSFKLKEGHPNPEILSSKMLLQRPIAGSQVPFCPVEKQMFDCWSYVDPGTFKVRGENYLRDKKKEFAPNYAAYSPLGVDVFLSPRKIDHIARFVELPPINYSSGKLPPILVVNIQIPLYPTTIFQSETDGEGMSFVLYFRLSNSYAKELPPHFQENIRRIIDDEVEKVKGFPVDTIVPFRERLKILGRVVNVDDLHLSAAERKLMHAYNEKPVLSRPQHEFYLGENYFEIDLDMHRFSYISRKGFEAFQDRLKLCVLDFGLTIQGNKAEDLPEQILCCVRLNGIDYPNYHQLGLGQEPLSPQ; via the exons ATGGGAACTTGTGTTTCTAAACAGGAAGGATGTGCGAGAATACCAAAGAAGCCTTTCaagcgaagaagaagaacgaaggCGAGGCGAGTCTCGTCTCGGATGTCCAACAGTTCTTTTGATAAAGTCTCTAAATCCGCCGCTCCTCCCGATCGTGCTTTCAGTAATCCTACTTTTCAAT CCGGAAGCACTGAGGAGGCGTGGTTTGACTCTGTTGCAATATTTGAGTCCGACTGTGATGACGATTTCCAAAGTGTTGCTGATG ATGCTTTGTCATTAAATGGCTCTGAGAGTGCATCTGTCTCAAGAATTTCATCTCTGAGAGATACTGCTCATGACTGTAATGgcaatcatccaagcattctgtcaacTGATCGGAAACATAAGCCAGGGGAACCGTTAAATGGAAATTCAGCATGCCATTCTGTGAGTGAAGTTGCTAAAAATGCAAGTACTCGGGTCATGCATTCTGATGATGCTGACTCCCAAGCCAAACCTCATGGCCCTTTAAGTGGAGGAAAgtcttctatctcccttgacGAAGTCTCTAGCCTCTCTGTGGATGAAAGTTCTGGCAGAGAGGGAGGAATAATGGACAATTGTGGAATTCTTCCAAACACCTGCTTGCCTTGTCTCGCTTCCACTGTCCCCTCTATTGAAAAGAGAAGGTCCTTGAGCCCTGGTCCCCCAAGTGCAAGGAAAAAGTCTGCTTCAAAACTTTCCTTCAAATTGAAGGAAGGACATCCCAATCCTGAAATAT TATCCTCAAAGATGCTTCTGCAAAGACCTATAGCAGGTTCCCAAGTTCCATTCTGCCCAGTAGAGAAGCAAATGTTTGATTGTTGGTCATATGTTGACCCTGGTACCTTCAAAGTCCGGGGAGAGAATTATTTAAG GGACAAAAAGAAGGAATTCGCTCCAAATTATGCGGCTTATTCTCCGTTGGGTGTTGATGTATTCTTGTCACCGAGGAAAATTGATCATATCGCTCGGTTTGTGGAGCTCCCTCCTATAAATTATTCATCTGGCAAATTACCACCAATTCTTGTTGTAAATATTCAG ATTCCATTATATCCTACCACAATTTTTCAAAGTGAGACAGATGGCGAAGGGATGAGTTTTGTATTGTACTTTCGGCTTTCTAATAGTTATGCTAAAGAACTTCCTCCTCACTTCCAAGAAAATATCAGA AGGATAATTGATGATGAAGTAGAAAAAGTCAAAGGTTTCCCTGTAGATACCATAGTTCCCTTCCGGGAAAGGTTAAAGATCTTGGGTCGTGTAGTAAATGTGGATGATCTTCATTTAAGTGCAGCTGAGAGGAAGCTTATGCATGCTTACAATGAAAAACCTGTTCTTTCACGTCCTCAGCATGAATTTTACTTG GGTGAAAACTACTTCGAGATTGATTTGGATATGCACAGATTCAGTTATATCTCTAGGAAAGGTTTTGAAGCATTCCAAGACAGACTGAAGCTCTGCGTATTGGATTTTGGCCTGACAATTCAG GGCAACAAGGCTGAAGACTTGCCAGAGCAGATCTTGTGTTGTGTTAGGTTGAATGGGATTGACTACCCAAATTATCATCAATTGGGGTTGGGTCAAGAACCCCTTTCGCCACAATAA